CATCCCAGAAGTGCGCGGGCTCGAGGAGTGGAACGCTACGGATCCGGCCAGTATCATCCATGCAAAGTACTATAACGACGTGGAACGGTTTGAGAACAAGACCGTCTTGGTGGTTGGAAACTCTGCCTCCGGCATCGACATTGCCACGCAGCTCACCACGTACGCGGGCAAAGTGGTCATCTCGGCTGCATCGCCGTCGCCCGTCGCCGATATTCTCATCGACAACGTTGCGCAGATCGGCAAAGTCGACGAGTACCGTGTCGCAGACAGGTCGGTCGTCACCGTCGACGGCGAGACGGTCTCTGGGGTGGATTACGTAATCTTCTGCACGGGGTATCTGTACAGCATTCCATTTCTGAAGTCGTACACTGAGGGGGAGCAGGCAATATTGACGACTGGCGAGCATGTGCGGTATGTGTACAAGCAGATGTTCTATATTCCGGATCCGACGCTGATCAACGCTGCGCTGCCGAAGAACATCATTCCGTTCCCGTTTGCAGAGTGTCAGGCGCAGTATGTGGCGCGGGTGATTAGCGGCCGCGAGCGGCTGCCCTCGCAGGAGCAGATGATGCGGGAGTATGCGGAGGAGGTGGCTGTAAAGGGCGACGGCAAGGGATTCCACGATTTGAAGTTCCCGGCGGACGCGGAGTATTGCAACCACATGTTTGAGCTGATTGAGAACTCCAAGTCTGACGGGTTTGTGGCTGAGTATTGGGACGAGCAGCGCAAGGACCTGCGTTCACGCACGGGCCAGATCAAGGCAAAGCGTCTGGAGCGGATTGTGGCGCatgcgcagcagctgcgacaGAAGCATGAGAAGTTCCGGCTGCTGCGTGGCTAGTGTCGAGCAGTAGGCGGCGCAAACGTGCTTTGttgcgctcaaaatcgAGGTAGCACAAACcgtgcagcagcgagtcggCCACGTCGTCGCCCTTTTTGCGCGACTCTGCCGCGTCGATTTTGTAGA
This portion of the Ogataea parapolymorpha DL-1 chromosome IV, whole genome shotgun sequence genome encodes:
- a CDS encoding flavin-containing monooxygenase FMO GS-OX is translated as MKICIIGAGPAGVAMAKAVAMEPSSDLDIHVYERNASAGGLWNYTGKDKEKVSCTVPATDQRKARENSVPGIPYVSAMYEHLETNIVKDMMRYKDVQFPPECETFPTRQEVAEYVRKYAATIPENAHFHYNSTVVALEKQDSWQLTYRNTVSNALSTESFDYVILAQGHFDLPYIPEVRGLEEWNATDPASIIHAKYYNDVERFENKTVLVVGNSASGIDIATQLTTYAGKVVISAASPSPVADILIDNVAQIGKVDEYRVADRSVVTVDGETVSGVDYVIFCTGYLYSIPFLKSYTEGEQAILTTGEHVRYVYKQMFYIPDPTLINAALPKNIIPFPFAECQAQYVARVISGRERLPSQEQMMREYAEEVAVKGDGKGFHDLKFPADAEYCNHMFELIENSKSDGFVAEYWDEQRKDLRSRTGQIKAKRLERIVAHAQQLRQKHEKFRLLRG